A stretch of DNA from Sulfurovum sp. TSL6:
GGGTAAAAATAGGCCACTATCCACAGAACGACAGCCCACACATACATAGCAGGACCGGTAAGTTTGAAAAGTTTCATCGCTTCATAAAAGGCAAACATATAGATGAGACCTAAAAAAGCCCACATAACAAAAAAGTTATCCACCCAACCGATAAATCCAACAAGTGCTAATAGTGCAATGCCCGTAAGCCATCGTTCTTGATAATCTTTAAATATTTTTGTCATGGCGATACCCTCGTTTTTTAAATGAAGAATATTATAGCACGCTTTGGATTAGAGGGTACTAGACTCTAATTTCAACGCCTTCCTTCGTGACAGAAATAGTGTCATATTTGTTGTAAAGTACATTGGAACCTTCTTGTACTTTGACAAATTTACGCTTTGTGTAATCGACTTCATAATCTCCGGGGTTTTTGACAGAAAAATCTACACAGAGCTTTGCGGCAGCTTTGAGTACGGAGTCGGGCAGGTTTTGTTTATCGGTTCTGATGATGACATGGCTTGATGGCATATCACGTATATGCATCCAAAGGTCGTTGGCTTTTGCCATTTCCAGGAGTTTTTGGTTTTCGTTGCTGTTACGTCCGACAAGCACTTTATAGTCTTCTATCCAGAAGAGTTCTCCTTCCTTCAGACGTTCTTTTTTACGTTGAGACTTTCCGCGTTTGGGCACAAGAAGTTCCAGTTCATAAGGCTCATTGGCTTGTTCAAGCGCATAGTATATATTTTCATAGAAAGCTTTTTTACTTTGCAGGTTTTCTTTTTCTATGTGAACGTTCTTGGCTTTATTTTTAGCCCGTTTGGATAGGTTGAAAAAGTAATCACTCATACGGTTGACCTTCGTATCTTTGGGCAATTTTATGGTGATTTCATTGCCTTCAAAATCATAGGTTTTAAGTTTCGTGTCATAGGGTTTTATCTGATAGAGATTTGCCAGGATGAGGTGGGCATATTCTTTATACTTCTGCACTTCCTCGTTCAGTTGTACTTCATCAGGAAGTTTTTCCAAAAGTTGATTCAGTTTTTGGATCTTTTTATCGGTAAGAGCGAGTTTCTGTTTTTTTAGCTCTAAAAGTTTTTTAGCCTGTATCTGAGTATATTTCTCTTCAAGGTAAGCATCTATATCTATGATCTCTTTGCTCTCTTCTGTCCGTGTAAAAGGAGGTATCGCAAGGAGTTGTACGCCTGGACGGATGACACGAAATGAGCTGTCCGCATCGATATGTCTGAGTGCTTCTATGATGACTTCGTTGTCATCAATGAGTATGGCATTGGTATTCTTACCTGTAAATTCCAACTGCAGACAGATGATCTTGTCCTTATAAGAACTTTTGGGTGCGAGTGTCAAACGTAAGATCCGGTCATCATTCGGTACATCCACAGAGATGATCTTACTTGCAGACAAGAGTGTATGGAGCAGGGTGTCAAAAGGTGCATTATAACTTTGAATCGGTCTTTGTGATGGAGCTTTATAGATGAAACTGTGCCCTCGTGTCATATTGAAAAAGTAGCTGTCCGATTTGTCAAATACCAACTCTAAAGTATTGTCTTCAACGCGTCTGGCACGACTGATAAAAGAGAAGTCATTAAGACGTTTGGCAATGGCTTTGAGTTCATATAATTTCATTTGAGTCTTTCTTCATAATTGTAGTGAAATTCTAGCATAATTTTTTTTCGCTATAATTCGCGTAATATTATATACATTATCTAATGTAGAACTAAGGATAACCTATGGGACAAACTATGACAGAAAAGATCTTCTCAGAACATGCAGGGCGTGAAGTGCATGCAGGGGAGATCGTTAGAGTAGATATCGATATGATCATTGGAAATGACATTACGACGCCTATCTCCATTAGAGCATTTGAAGAGTCAGGTGCAGAGAAATTGGCTAGACCAGATAATTTTTGTATCGTAATGGATCACTATATTCCGGCAAAAGATATTGCATCGGCAAACCAGGCAAAGATCTCTAGGGATTTTGCCTATAAACATGATCTGAAATATTTTTTTGATGAAAAAGATATGGGTATCGAGCATGCTTTACTCCCGGAAAAAGGACTTGTGGTCCCTGGTGATGTGATCATCGGTGCGGATAGCCACACTTGTACACATGGTGCCCTTGGTGCATTTTCAACAGGTATGGGAAGTACAGACCTTTCATTCGGGATGATCACGGGTGGGAACTGGTTTAAAGTACCTGAGACGATCAAAGTGGAATTGACAGGTACGCCGGGTGAACATATCTACGGTAAAGATATCATTCTTGAACTGATCCGTCAGATAGGTGTGGACGGTGCATTGTACAAAGCGATCGAATTTACAGGTGAAGCGATCCAACACCTTGGTATGGCAGACAGATTCTCTATTGCAAATATGGTGATCGAGGCGGGAGCTAAAAACGGTATCTTCGCAGTGGATGATATCACATTGGCGTACCTTGAAGAGAGAAAAGAGATCAATGGCGGATTAAGAGCTGAACCTAAGATCCATGTTTCTGATGCAGATGCCGAGTATTGTCAAGTGATCACGATAGATACCGGAGCACTTTCGCCGGTGGTCGCGTATCCTTTCTTGCCATCAAACGGAAAGCCTATAGAACAAGCGGTTGCAGATGATCTCAAAGTAGACCAGGTAATGATCGGATCTTGTACGAATGGACGTATCGAGGATCTACGTGTTGCAGCAGAAATTGTGAAAGGCAAAAGAGTCGCACGCCATACGCGTATGATCGTAACGCCAGCCACACAGAAGATACTTCTTCAAGCACAGCATGAAGGTTTGATGGATATTTTGATCGAAGCAGGTGCCGTGGTCTCGAACCCTACTTGTGGTGCATGTTTGGGTGGATACATGGGTATACTCGGAGACGGTGAGCGTTGTGTTGCTACAACAAACCGTAACTTCGTAGGTCGTATGGGTGCCAGAACATCTGAGATCTACTTGGCGAACTCAGCTGTGGCAGCTGCTTCAGCAATAGCCGGAAAGATCGTAGACCCTAGAGATCTCTAAAATCCTGCATTGGGGTCGAACCCAAATCCTCCACCGCCAAAATCTGGCGTGCCAAAACTCTGTGTCGCAAAAGAGGGATCATTGTATCCTTCCTGTACAGAGAGTCCTCTTAACATGGTGATATCCATTTTCGGATCGATACCTTTAGGACACACAGCTGTACACTCTCCGCATAAGGTACAATCCCACACACCATTACTCTGAATGTTATCTATGATATTTTTCATATCACCTTCTCTTTTGTCAGCACTGTAACGATAGGCACGTGTCAGCGCAAAAGGTCCAAGAAAATCAGGATTGACTGCATAGACAGGGCAGGCTGAGTAGCATGAGTCACAGAGTATGCAGTCTGTCTGTGTTTCAGAGAGTCTTTCATCACTCGGTGTGAGTGAAGCCTCTTGTGTACTATGCAGCCATGCAGTACTTGTTAAGAGTGTCTCTTTGGCTTTGTGTTTATCTACTTTAAGATCACGCAGTACAGGATGATACTGAAGTGGCTCTATGATATCCCCGGATTTTACTTTATAGGCACAGGCAAGCTCTTCTCTTCCATTTACACGTACTGCGCACGTACCGCAAACCGAAGCACGACAGCCAGCTGAAAAGGTAAGTGTGGCATCTTGCGTCTCTTTAATGTAGCTCAAGGCATTCAAAAGAGGAATCTCTCCCGCAGGTAGAGTATAGAGTTGATGGGTATTGGTTTCAGAGCGAAGAATTTTTATTTGCATGTCTCTTCCTTTTTCCACTGGAGTACCCTATGTTTTTTCAGTGCTTCATCTTCATGTTCAAACCCCACTTTGTAGTGGGCTCCACGGCTTTCGTCTCTGGCAATGGCTGCAGAGATGATGGTGGGTGCCAGAAGCAGGGCATTTTGAAACTCTAAAAAGTCAATGAGGTTCTGGTTATTAGTTGGGCTTTTGTCTGAAATGCCCATCTCTTTTTTTGTCTCTTGCATCATAGTTATTTCATTTAGTGCTTCATTGAGCTGGTCATTTTCTCTGACGATACCGACTTTATCATAAAAAAGATTCCCCAGCTTCTCTCTGTAGGGATAAAAATTAGCAGTCTCTTTTTGTGATAAAAGTGCTTCTATCTCTCCAGCATCTTTTTGCTGTTGTGTATCATCTGCAGCTTTGCTACTAACAGAAACAGCATATTTATAGGCATTTTCTCCTGCAACTTTTCCAAAAGTGGTAATTTCAAGCAGGGAATTTCCTCCAAGACGGTTGGCACCATGGACTTTGGCATTGGAACATTCACCCACGGCAAAGCAGCCTTTGATCCCATTGACTTCCAGGGCGGTATCTACGTCTATTCCTCCCATGGAATAGTGAGCGACAGGTTTGATCGGGATAAGCTCTGTTGCAGGGTCAACATGTTCATGCAATTTGCAGAGTTCCACCTCTTGCGGGAGAAGTTCCATGAGTTTTGCTTCTCCTAAATGACGTACATCCAAAAAGACACGCTGTCCCTCTTTGATCTGGCTAAAGATAGCACGGGCGACTTCATCACGTGGTTTGAGCTCATCGACAAAACGCTCTCCCTTTTCATTGACCAAATACCCGCCTTCCCCTCTGGCAGATTCAGAGACGAGAATACAAGAGTGTTTAAGTGCCGTTGGATGGAACTGGATGAACTCCATATCAGAGACTGCTCCACCTGCACGCAGTACTGCCGCTATACCATCACCGGTAGAGCCGTAGGCATTGGTTGTAAATCCATGATAGAGTGCACCATATCCACCTGTGGCCATGATAACAGATTTTGCATTGATCTGCTTGACCTTGCCTGTACGTATATCTAAAAAGGTGGCACCTTTTACTGTTCCCTCTTCTGTAATGAGATTCAGAAGATAATATTCATCCAAAAAGTGTATCTTTTCTTTTAAACAGGTGTCATAAAGGGTATGGAGTATCTTGAGTCCGGTATAATCCTGGGCATAACATGCACGTTTCGCAGATGCCCCGCCCATTTGACGTTGGGCTATGGTTTGTGTACCGGATTTTTCATTGTCAAGCCTTGAAAAAGGGACACCCAAACGTTCTAACCATGCGATGGTCCCAGGAGCATCTTCACACATCTGTTGTACCATTTCTTCATCACAAAGTCCATGTGCCGACTTGATGGTATCTGCGATGTGCGAACTTACATGGTCCTCGCCTACATTGCCAAGGGCAGCGTTCATGCCTCCCTGTGCCATAGAGGTTTGCGAATTGGTAGGGTAGGCTTTACCTGCTACGGTGACGGAAGCTCCGGCATTTTTTGCTGCAAGTGCCGCTGTGAGTCCAGCACCACCTGAACCGATGATCAGTACATCTATCATATGCTCTCCATAAATACTTGAATATTTTTTACAATACCTTCAAGAAGCTTTTTT
This window harbors:
- a CDS encoding NFACT RNA binding domain-containing protein → MKLYELKAIAKRLNDFSFISRARRVEDNTLELVFDKSDSYFFNMTRGHSFIYKAPSQRPIQSYNAPFDTLLHTLLSASKIISVDVPNDDRILRLTLAPKSSYKDKIICLQLEFTGKNTNAILIDDNEVIIEALRHIDADSSFRVIRPGVQLLAIPPFTRTEESKEIIDIDAYLEEKYTQIQAKKLLELKKQKLALTDKKIQKLNQLLEKLPDEVQLNEEVQKYKEYAHLILANLYQIKPYDTKLKTYDFEGNEITIKLPKDTKVNRMSDYFFNLSKRAKNKAKNVHIEKENLQSKKAFYENIYYALEQANEPYELELLVPKRGKSQRKKERLKEGELFWIEDYKVLVGRNSNENQKLLEMAKANDLWMHIRDMPSSHVIIRTDKQNLPDSVLKAAAKLCVDFSVKNPGDYEVDYTKRKFVKVQEGSNVLYNKYDTISVTKEGVEIRV
- the leuC gene encoding 3-isopropylmalate dehydratase large subunit is translated as MGQTMTEKIFSEHAGREVHAGEIVRVDIDMIIGNDITTPISIRAFEESGAEKLARPDNFCIVMDHYIPAKDIASANQAKISRDFAYKHDLKYFFDEKDMGIEHALLPEKGLVVPGDVIIGADSHTCTHGALGAFSTGMGSTDLSFGMITGGNWFKVPETIKVELTGTPGEHIYGKDIILELIRQIGVDGALYKAIEFTGEAIQHLGMADRFSIANMVIEAGAKNGIFAVDDITLAYLEERKEINGGLRAEPKIHVSDADAEYCQVITIDTGALSPVVAYPFLPSNGKPIEQAVADDLKVDQVMIGSCTNGRIEDLRVAAEIVKGKRVARHTRMIVTPATQKILLQAQHEGLMDILIEAGAVVSNPTCGACLGGYMGILGDGERCVATTNRNFVGRMGARTSEIYLANSAVAAASAIAGKIVDPRDL
- a CDS encoding succinate dehydrogenase/fumarate reductase iron-sulfur subunit: MQIKILRSETNTHQLYTLPAGEIPLLNALSYIKETQDATLTFSAGCRASVCGTCAVRVNGREELACAYKVKSGDIIEPLQYHPVLRDLKVDKHKAKETLLTSTAWLHSTQEASLTPSDERLSETQTDCILCDSCYSACPVYAVNPDFLGPFALTRAYRYSADKREGDMKNIIDNIQSNGVWDCTLCGECTAVCPKGIDPKMDITMLRGLSVQEGYNDPSFATQSFGTPDFGGGGFGFDPNAGF
- a CDS encoding FAD-dependent oxidoreductase; the encoded protein is MIDVLIIGSGGAGLTAALAAKNAGASVTVAGKAYPTNSQTSMAQGGMNAALGNVGEDHVSSHIADTIKSAHGLCDEEMVQQMCEDAPGTIAWLERLGVPFSRLDNEKSGTQTIAQRQMGGASAKRACYAQDYTGLKILHTLYDTCLKEKIHFLDEYYLLNLITEEGTVKGATFLDIRTGKVKQINAKSVIMATGGYGALYHGFTTNAYGSTGDGIAAVLRAGGAVSDMEFIQFHPTALKHSCILVSESARGEGGYLVNEKGERFVDELKPRDEVARAIFSQIKEGQRVFLDVRHLGEAKLMELLPQEVELCKLHEHVDPATELIPIKPVAHYSMGGIDVDTALEVNGIKGCFAVGECSNAKVHGANRLGGNSLLEITTFGKVAGENAYKYAVSVSSKAADDTQQQKDAGEIEALLSQKETANFYPYREKLGNLFYDKVGIVRENDQLNEALNEITMMQETKKEMGISDKSPTNNQNLIDFLEFQNALLLAPTIISAAIARDESRGAHYKVGFEHEDEALKKHRVLQWKKEETCK